From a region of the Arvicanthis niloticus isolate mArvNil1 chromosome 6, mArvNil1.pat.X, whole genome shotgun sequence genome:
- the Med1 gene encoding mediator of RNA polymerase II transcription subunit 1 isoform X3, which translates to MKAQGETEESEKLSKMSSLLERLHAKFNQNRPWSETIKLVRQVMEKRVVMSSGGHQHLVSCLETLQKALKVTSLPAMTDRLESIARQNGLGSHLSASGTECYITSDMFYVEVQLDPAGQLCDVKVAHHGENPVSCPELVQQLREKNFDEFSKHLKGLVNLYNLPGDNKLKTKMYLALQSLEQDLSKMAIMYWKATNATPLDKILHGSVGYLTPRSGGHLMNMKYYASPSDLLDDKTASPIILHEKNVPRSLGMNASVTIEGTSAMYKLPIAPLIMGSHPADNKWTPSFSAVTSANSVDLPACFFLKFPQPIPVSKAFVQKLQNCTGIPLFETPPTYLPLYELITQFELSKDPDPLPLNHNMRFYAALPGQQHCYFLNKDAPLPDGQSLQGTLVSKITFQHPGRVPLILNMIRHQVAYNTLIGSCVKRTILKEDSPGLLQFEVCPLSESRFSVSFQHPVNDSLVCVVMDVQDSTHVSCKLYKGLSDALICTDDFIAKVVQRCMSIPVTMRAIRRKAETIQADTPALSLIAETVEDMVKKNLPPASSPGSKNPELGSG; encoded by the exons GAGAAGAGGGTCGTGATGAGTTCTGGAGGGCATCAGCATTTGGTCAGCTGTTTGGAGACATTGCAGAAGGCTCTCAAAG TAACATCTTTGCCAGCAATGACTGATCGTTTGGAGTCTATAGCCAGACAGAATGG ACTGGGCTCTCATCTCAGTGCCAGTGGCACTGAATGTTACATCACGTCAGATATGTTCTATGTGGAAGTGCAGTTAGATCCTGCAGGACAGCTTTGTGATGTAAAAGTGGCTCACCATGGGGAGAATCCTGTG AGCTGTCCAGAGCTTGTTCAGCAGTTAAG GGAAAAGAATTTTGATGAATTTTCTAAGCATCTTAAGGGTCTAGTTAATCTGTATAACCTTCCAGGAGACAA CAAACTGAAGACTAAAATGTATCTGGCTCTCCAATCCTTAGAGCAGGACCTTTCTAAAATGGCTATTATGTACTG GAAGGCAACTAATGCTACTCCTTTGGATAAGATTCTTCATGGAAGTGTTGGCTATCTCACTCCACGGAGTGGGG GTCatttaatgaatatgaaataCTATGCTTCTCCTTCTGATCTGCTGGATGATAAGACTGCCTCTCCTATCATTTTGCATGAAAAGAATG TTCCTCGGTCTTTGGGAATGAATGCCTCAGTGACAATTGAAGGAACCTCTGCTATGTACAAACTCCCAATTGCCCCATTAATTATGGGGTCACACCCAGCTGACAACAAATG gaccCCTTCTTTCTCTGCAGTCACTAGTGCCAACAgtgttgatcttcctgcctgtttcttctTGAAATTTCCCCAGCCAATCCCAGTATCTAAAGCATTTGTTCAGAAACTGCAAAATTGCACAG GAATCCCGTTGTTTGAGACTCCGCCCACTTACCTGCCCCTCTATGAACTCATCACTCAGTTTGAGCTGTCAAAGGATCCTGACCCTTTACCTTTGAATCACAACATGCGATTTTACGCT GCTCTTCCAGGTCAGCAGCACTGCTATTTTCTCAATAAAGATGCTCCTCTTCCTGATGGCCAAAGCCTCCAGGGAACGCTGGTCAGCAAAATCACCTTCCAGCACCCTGGCCGAGTTCCTCTCATCTTGAATATGATCAGACACCAAGTGGCCTATAACACCCTGATTGGAAGCTGTGTCAAAAGAACTATTCTAAAAGAAG ATTCTCCTGGGCTCCTCCAGTTTGAAGTGTGTCCTCTCTCAGAATCTCGATTCAGTGTATCTTTTCAGCACCCTGTGAATGACTCCCTTGTGTGTG TGGTGATGGATGTGCAAGACTCAACACATGTGAGCTGTAAACTCTACAAGGGGCTGTCAGATGCACTAATCTGTACAGACGACTTCATTGCTAAAGTTGTTCAAAG ATGTATGTCCATCCCTGTGACGATGAGGGCTATTCGGAGGAAGGCTGAAACCATACAGGCTGACACCCCAGCACTGTCTCTCATTGCAGAGACAGTTGAAGACATGGTGAAAAAGAACCTGCCCCCGGCTAGCAGCCCAGG
- the Med1 gene encoding mediator of RNA polymerase II transcription subunit 1 isoform X1 has translation MKAQGETEESEKLSKMSSLLERLHAKFNQNRPWSETIKLVRQVMEKRVVMSSGGHQHLVSCLETLQKALKVTSLPAMTDRLESIARQNGLGSHLSASGTECYITSDMFYVEVQLDPAGQLCDVKVAHHGENPVSCPELVQQLREKNFDEFSKHLKGLVNLYNLPGDNKLKTKMYLALQSLEQDLSKMAIMYWKATNATPLDKILHGSVGYLTPRSGGHLMNMKYYASPSDLLDDKTASPIILHEKNVPRSLGMNASVTIEGTSAMYKLPIAPLIMGSHPADNKWTPSFSAVTSANSVDLPACFFLKFPQPIPVSKAFVQKLQNCTGIPLFETPPTYLPLYELITQFELSKDPDPLPLNHNMRFYAALPGQQHCYFLNKDAPLPDGQSLQGTLVSKITFQHPGRVPLILNMIRHQVAYNTLIGSCVKRTILKEDSPGLLQFEVCPLSESRFSVSFQHPVNDSLVCVVMDVQDSTHVSCKLYKGLSDALICTDDFIAKVVQRCMSIPVTMRAIRRKAETIQADTPALSLIAETVEDMVKKNLPPASSPGYGMTTGNNPMSGTTTPTNTFPGGPITTLFNMSMSIKERHESVGHGEDFSKVSQNPILTSLLQITGNGGSTIGSSPTPPHHTPPPVSSMAGNTKNHPMLMNLLKDNPAQDFSTLYGSSPLERQNSSSGSPRMEMCSGSNKTKKKKSSRVPPDKPKHQTEDDFQRELFSMDVDSQNPMFDVSITADALDTPHITPAPSQCSTPPTTYPQPVSHPQPSIQRMVRLSSSDSIGPDVTDILSDIAEEASKLPSTSDDCPPIGTPVRDSSSSGHSQSALFDSDVFQTNNNENSYTDPAELIADAAGSPSSDSPTNHFFPDGVDFNPDLLNSQSQSGFGEEYFDESSQSGDNDDFKGFASQALNTLGMPMLGGDNGESKFKGSSQADTVDFSIISVAGKALGAADLMEHHSGSQSPLLTTGELGKEKTQKRVKEGNGTGASSGSGPGSDSKPGKRSRTPSNDGKSKDKPPKRKKADTEGKSPSHSSSNRPFTPPTSTGGSKSPGSSGRSQTPPGVATPPIPKITIQIPKGTVMVGKPSSHNQYTSSGSVSSSGGKSHHSHSSSSSSLSSASTSGKMKSSKSEGSSSSKLSGSMYSSQGSSGSSQSKNSSQTGGKPGSSPITKHGLSSGSSSTKMKPQGKPSSLMNPSISKPNISPSHSRPPGGSDKLASPMKPVPGTPPSSKAKSPISSGSSGSHMSGTSSSSGMKSSSGSGSSGSMSQKTPPASNSCTPSSSSFSSSGSSMSSSQNQHGSSKGKSPSRNKKPSLTAVIDKLKHGVVTSGPGGEDPIDSQMGVNTNSSNHPMSSKHNMTGGEFQSKCEKSDKDKSKVSTSGGSVDSSKKTSESKNVGSTGVAKIIISKHDGGSPSIKAKVTLQKPGESGGEGLRLQIASSKNYGSPLISGSTPNHERGSPSHSKSPAYTPQNVDSESESGSSIAERSYQNSPSSDDGIRPLPEYSTEKHKKHKKEKKKVKDKDRDRDRDKDRDKKKSHSIKPENWSKSPISSDQTSSMTNNPILSADRPSRLSPDFMIGEEDDDLMDVALIGN, from the exons GAGAAGAGGGTCGTGATGAGTTCTGGAGGGCATCAGCATTTGGTCAGCTGTTTGGAGACATTGCAGAAGGCTCTCAAAG TAACATCTTTGCCAGCAATGACTGATCGTTTGGAGTCTATAGCCAGACAGAATGG ACTGGGCTCTCATCTCAGTGCCAGTGGCACTGAATGTTACATCACGTCAGATATGTTCTATGTGGAAGTGCAGTTAGATCCTGCAGGACAGCTTTGTGATGTAAAAGTGGCTCACCATGGGGAGAATCCTGTG AGCTGTCCAGAGCTTGTTCAGCAGTTAAG GGAAAAGAATTTTGATGAATTTTCTAAGCATCTTAAGGGTCTAGTTAATCTGTATAACCTTCCAGGAGACAA CAAACTGAAGACTAAAATGTATCTGGCTCTCCAATCCTTAGAGCAGGACCTTTCTAAAATGGCTATTATGTACTG GAAGGCAACTAATGCTACTCCTTTGGATAAGATTCTTCATGGAAGTGTTGGCTATCTCACTCCACGGAGTGGGG GTCatttaatgaatatgaaataCTATGCTTCTCCTTCTGATCTGCTGGATGATAAGACTGCCTCTCCTATCATTTTGCATGAAAAGAATG TTCCTCGGTCTTTGGGAATGAATGCCTCAGTGACAATTGAAGGAACCTCTGCTATGTACAAACTCCCAATTGCCCCATTAATTATGGGGTCACACCCAGCTGACAACAAATG gaccCCTTCTTTCTCTGCAGTCACTAGTGCCAACAgtgttgatcttcctgcctgtttcttctTGAAATTTCCCCAGCCAATCCCAGTATCTAAAGCATTTGTTCAGAAACTGCAAAATTGCACAG GAATCCCGTTGTTTGAGACTCCGCCCACTTACCTGCCCCTCTATGAACTCATCACTCAGTTTGAGCTGTCAAAGGATCCTGACCCTTTACCTTTGAATCACAACATGCGATTTTACGCT GCTCTTCCAGGTCAGCAGCACTGCTATTTTCTCAATAAAGATGCTCCTCTTCCTGATGGCCAAAGCCTCCAGGGAACGCTGGTCAGCAAAATCACCTTCCAGCACCCTGGCCGAGTTCCTCTCATCTTGAATATGATCAGACACCAAGTGGCCTATAACACCCTGATTGGAAGCTGTGTCAAAAGAACTATTCTAAAAGAAG ATTCTCCTGGGCTCCTCCAGTTTGAAGTGTGTCCTCTCTCAGAATCTCGATTCAGTGTATCTTTTCAGCACCCTGTGAATGACTCCCTTGTGTGTG TGGTGATGGATGTGCAAGACTCAACACATGTGAGCTGTAAACTCTACAAGGGGCTGTCAGATGCACTAATCTGTACAGACGACTTCATTGCTAAAGTTGTTCAAAG ATGTATGTCCATCCCTGTGACGATGAGGGCTATTCGGAGGAAGGCTGAAACCATACAGGCTGACACCCCAGCACTGTCTCTCATTGCAGAGACAGTTGAAGACATGGTGAAAAAGAACCTGCCCCCGGCTAGCAGCCCAGGGTATGGCATGACCACAGGCAACAACCCAATGAGTGGTACCACTACACCAACCAACACCTTTCCGGGGGGTCCCATTACCACCTTGTTTAATATGAGCATGAGCATCAAAGAGCGGCATGAGTCGGTGGGCCATGGGGAGGACTTCAGCAAGGTGTCTCAGAACCCAATTCTTACCAGTTTGTTGCAAATCACAGGGAACGGGGGGTCTACCATTGGCTCGAGTCCGACCCCTCCTCATCACACGCCGCCACCTGTCTCTTCGATGGCCGGCAACACCAAGAACCACCCGATGCTCATGAACCTTCTTAAAGATAACCCTGCCCAAGATTTCTCAACCCTTTATGGAAGCAGCCCTTTAGAAAGGCAGAACTCCTCTTCCGGATCACCCCGGATGGAAATGTGCTCGGGGAGCAACAAGACTAAGAAGAAGAAGTCATCAAGAGTACCACCTGACAAACCCAAGCACCAGACTGAAGATGATTTCCAGAGGGAGCTCTTTTCAATGGATGTCGATTCACAGAACCCTATGTTTGATGTCAGCATTACAGCTGACGCGCTGGATACACCTCACATCACCCCAGCTCCAAGCCAGTGTAGTACTCCCCCAACAACTTACCCACAGCCAGTATCTCATCCCCAGCCCAGTATTCAAAGGATGGTCCGACTATCCAGTTCAGACAGCATTGGCCCAGATGTAACTGATATTCTTTCAGATATTGCAGAAGAAGCTTCAAAGCTTCCCAGTACTAGTGATGATTGCCCACCCATTGGCACCCCTGTTCGAGATTCCTCAAGTTCTGGGCATTCTCAGAGTGCCCTCTTTGATTCTGATGTCTTTCaaactaataataatgaaaattcaTACACTGATCCAGCTGAGCTTATTGCAGATGCTGCTGGAAGCCCCAGTAGTGATTCTCCTACCAATCATTTTTTCCCTGATGGAGTAGATTTCAATCCTGATTTGTTGAACAGCCAAAGCCAAAGTGGTTTTGGAGAAGAGTATTTTGATGAAAGTAGTCAGAGTGGGGATAATGATGATTTCAAAGGATTTGCATCTCAGGCACTAAATACTTTGGGGATGCCAATGCTTGGAGGTGACAATGGGGAGTCAAAATTTAAGGGCAGCAGCCAAGCTGACACAGTTGACTTCAGTATTATATCAGTAGCTGGTAAGGCTTTGGGTGCTGCAGATCTAATGGAGCACCACAGTGGTAGTCAGAGTCCTTTACTGACCACTGGAGAATTAgggaaagagaaaactcaaaagaGGGTAAAGGAAGGCAACGGCACAGGCGCTAGCAGTGGATCAGGCCCGGGCTCAGACAGCAAGCCCGGCAAGCGCAGCCGCACTCCTTCCAATGATGGGAAGAGCAAAGATAAGCCTCCAAAGCGGAAAAAGGCAGACACTGAGGGAAAGTCCCCATCTCACAGTTCTTCTAATAGACCTTTCACCCCACCTACCAGTACAGGCGGGTCCAAATCCCCAGGCAGTTCAGGAAGGTCTCAGACGCCCCCAGGTGTCGCCACACCTCCCATTCCCAAGATCACCATTCAGATTCCTAAAGGGACAGTGATGGTGGGCAAGCCTTCCTCTCACAATCAGTATACTAGCAGTGGTTCTGTGTCTTCCTCTGGCGGCAAAAGCCACCACagtcattcttcctcctcctcttccttgtcttctgcTTCCACCTCAGGCAAGATGAAAAGCAGTAAATCAGAAGGCTCATCAAGTTCCAAGCTCAGTGGCAGTATGTATTCTAGCCAAGGGTCTTCTGGATCCAGCCAGTCCAAAAACTCCTCTCAGACTGGGGGGAAGCCAGGCTCCTCTCCCATTACGAAACATGGCCTGAGCAGTGGGTCTAGCAGTACCAAGATGAAACCTCAAGGCAAGCCATCCTCACTTATGAATCCTTCCATAAGTAAACCAAACATATCCCCTTCCCATTCAAGGCCTCCTGGAGGCTCAGATAAGCTTGCCTCCCCAATGAAGCCTGTTCCTGGGACTCCCCCATCCTCTAAAGCCAAGTCCCCTATCAGTTCAGGTTCTAGTGGTTCTCATATGTCAGGAACTAGTTCAAGCTCTGGTATGAAGTCATCTTCAGGGTCAGGATCCTCAGGCTCAATGTCTCAAAAAACTCCTCCAGCATCTAATTCTTGTACACcatcttcctcttcattttcctcAAGTGGTTCTTCCATGTCATCCTCTCAGAATCAACATGGGAGTTCCAAAGGGAAATCTCCCAGTAGGAATAAGAAGCCTTCCTTGACAGCTGTCATAGATAAATTGAAGCATGGTGTGGTTACCAGTGGGCCTGGGGGTGAGGATCCGATAGACAGTCAGATGGGTGTAAACACAAATTCCTCTAACCATCCCATGTCCTCCAAACATAATATGACTGGAGGAGAATTTCAGAGCAAATGTGAAAAAAGCGATAAAGACAAATCAAAAGTTTCTACTTCAGGAGGATCAGTGGATTCCTCTAAGAAGACTTCAGAGTCAAAAAACGTGGGGAGCACAGGTGTGGCAAAAATTATTATCAGCAAGCATGATGGAGGCTCCCCGAGCATCAAAGCCAAGGTGACACTACAGAAACCTGGAGAAAGTGGTGGAGAAGGCCTCAGGCTACAGATAGCCTCTTCAAAGAACTATGGCTCTCCACTGATCAGTGGTTCCACTCCAAACCATGAACGGGGTTCTCCAAGCCACAGTAAGTCACCAGCATATACACCCCAGAATGTGGACAGTGAAAGTGAGTCAGGTTCCTCTATAGCAGAGAGGTCCTACCAGAACAGCCCCAGCTCAGATGATGGTATCCGACCACTTCCAGAATACAGCACAGAGAAGCATAAGAagcacaaaaaggaaaagaagaaagtcaaagacaaagatagagaccgggacagggacaaagacagagacaagaaaaagTCTCACAGCATCAAGCCAGAGAATTGGTCTAAATCCCCCATTTCTTCAGATCAGACTTCGTCTATGACAAATAACCCTATCTTATCCGCAGACAGGCCTTCCAGGCTCAGCCCTGACTTTATGATTGGGGAGGAAGATGATGATCTTATGGATGTGGCCCTGATTGGCAATTAA
- the Med1 gene encoding mediator of RNA polymerase II transcription subunit 1 isoform X2, with product MKAQGETEESEKLSKMSSLLERLHAKFNQNRPWSETIKLVRQVMEKRVVMSSGGHQHLVSCLETLQKALKVTSLPAMTDRLESIARQNGLGSHLSASGTECYITSDMFYVEVQLDPAGQLCDVKVAHHGENPVSCPELVQQLREKNFDEFSKHLKGLVNLYNLPGDNKLKTKMYLALQSLEQDLSKMAIMYWKATNATPLDKILHGSVGYLTPRSGGHLMNMKYYASPSDLLDDKTASPIILHEKNVPRSLGMNASVTIEGTSAMYKLPIAPLIMGSHPADNKWTPSFSAVTSANSVDLPACFFLKFPQPIPVSKAFVQKLQNCTGIPLFETPPTYLPLYELITQFELSKDPDPLPLNHNMRFYAALPGQQHCYFLNKDAPLPDGQSLQGTLVSKITFQHPGRVPLILNMIRHQVAYNTLIGSCVKRTILKEDSPGLLQFEVCPLSESRFSVSFQHPVNDSLVCVVMDVQDSTHVSCKLYKGLSDALICTDDFIAKVVQRCMSIPVTMRAIRRKAETIQADTPALSLIAETVEDMVKKNLPPASSPGERGVYHWLESDPSSSHAATCLFDGRQHQEPPDAHEPS from the exons GAGAAGAGGGTCGTGATGAGTTCTGGAGGGCATCAGCATTTGGTCAGCTGTTTGGAGACATTGCAGAAGGCTCTCAAAG TAACATCTTTGCCAGCAATGACTGATCGTTTGGAGTCTATAGCCAGACAGAATGG ACTGGGCTCTCATCTCAGTGCCAGTGGCACTGAATGTTACATCACGTCAGATATGTTCTATGTGGAAGTGCAGTTAGATCCTGCAGGACAGCTTTGTGATGTAAAAGTGGCTCACCATGGGGAGAATCCTGTG AGCTGTCCAGAGCTTGTTCAGCAGTTAAG GGAAAAGAATTTTGATGAATTTTCTAAGCATCTTAAGGGTCTAGTTAATCTGTATAACCTTCCAGGAGACAA CAAACTGAAGACTAAAATGTATCTGGCTCTCCAATCCTTAGAGCAGGACCTTTCTAAAATGGCTATTATGTACTG GAAGGCAACTAATGCTACTCCTTTGGATAAGATTCTTCATGGAAGTGTTGGCTATCTCACTCCACGGAGTGGGG GTCatttaatgaatatgaaataCTATGCTTCTCCTTCTGATCTGCTGGATGATAAGACTGCCTCTCCTATCATTTTGCATGAAAAGAATG TTCCTCGGTCTTTGGGAATGAATGCCTCAGTGACAATTGAAGGAACCTCTGCTATGTACAAACTCCCAATTGCCCCATTAATTATGGGGTCACACCCAGCTGACAACAAATG gaccCCTTCTTTCTCTGCAGTCACTAGTGCCAACAgtgttgatcttcctgcctgtttcttctTGAAATTTCCCCAGCCAATCCCAGTATCTAAAGCATTTGTTCAGAAACTGCAAAATTGCACAG GAATCCCGTTGTTTGAGACTCCGCCCACTTACCTGCCCCTCTATGAACTCATCACTCAGTTTGAGCTGTCAAAGGATCCTGACCCTTTACCTTTGAATCACAACATGCGATTTTACGCT GCTCTTCCAGGTCAGCAGCACTGCTATTTTCTCAATAAAGATGCTCCTCTTCCTGATGGCCAAAGCCTCCAGGGAACGCTGGTCAGCAAAATCACCTTCCAGCACCCTGGCCGAGTTCCTCTCATCTTGAATATGATCAGACACCAAGTGGCCTATAACACCCTGATTGGAAGCTGTGTCAAAAGAACTATTCTAAAAGAAG ATTCTCCTGGGCTCCTCCAGTTTGAAGTGTGTCCTCTCTCAGAATCTCGATTCAGTGTATCTTTTCAGCACCCTGTGAATGACTCCCTTGTGTGTG TGGTGATGGATGTGCAAGACTCAACACATGTGAGCTGTAAACTCTACAAGGGGCTGTCAGATGCACTAATCTGTACAGACGACTTCATTGCTAAAGTTGTTCAAAG ATGTATGTCCATCCCTGTGACGATGAGGGCTATTCGGAGGAAGGCTGAAACCATACAGGCTGACACCCCAGCACTGTCTCTCATTGCAGAGACAGTTGAAGACATGGTGAAAAAGAACCTGCCCCCGGCTAGCAGCCCAGG GGAACGGGGGGTCTACCATTGGCTCGAGTCCGACCCCTCCTCATCACACGCCGCCACCTGTCTCTTCGATGGCCGGCAACACCAAGAACCACCCGATGCTCATGAACCTTCTTAA